In one Henriciella litoralis genomic region, the following are encoded:
- a CDS encoding DUF1330 domain-containing protein, whose translation MPAVQPNTEQMTRFAKDEHDGPIVMINLLKFKDKAEYKPDEPEAKENLTGEEAYNRYGQGLVELGKDPEIGVKPIFAGSGHGYLIGGGEDWDRVLVVHYPSRQHMLRMMRDPRYQAAHRHREAGLKYQELFETHPMGRES comes from the coding sequence ATGCCAGCCGTCCAGCCCAATACCGAACAGATGACCCGCTTCGCCAAGGATGAGCATGACGGCCCGATCGTCATGATCAATTTGCTGAAATTCAAGGATAAGGCCGAGTACAAGCCAGATGAGCCCGAGGCGAAGGAAAACCTGACGGGCGAGGAGGCCTATAACCGTTATGGCCAAGGCCTGGTCGAGCTGGGCAAGGACCCGGAGATTGGCGTGAAACCTATCTTTGCAGGCTCTGGCCATGGCTATCTCATTGGCGGCGGCGAAGACTGGGACCGGGTGCTGGTCGTGCACTATCCGTCCCGCCAGCACATGCTGCGCATGATGCGCGACCCGCGCTATCAGGCCGCCCACCGCCACCGCGAGGCCGGCCTCAAATATCAGGAGCTTTTCGAGACCCACCCGATGGGTCGTGAGAGTTGA
- the otsB gene encoding trehalose-phosphatase: MADLKPPPALTRSHALFLDFDGTLAPIQDDPDTVMLPDDAAAALISIEPLIGEAIALISGRDIRDLSSRVPLDYWRAGGHGLEICKPGQRPPVQPAGAPRDLCKAVEMITHGVEGVVVEHKGPVIAIHFRQAPEMGETLLARLTDWLRDTPEYKVQAGKMVLEAKPSHANKGRALEQMMSHPPFAGRTPVMVGDDTTDEDAFKVVNRLGGFAIKVGDGDTVATYHLDTPRDVAKWIKEQETP, from the coding sequence ATGGCTGATCTGAAACCGCCGCCCGCGCTGACGCGCTCGCACGCGCTATTCCTGGATTTCGACGGCACCCTCGCCCCGATCCAGGATGACCCCGATACCGTCATGCTGCCCGATGATGCCGCCGCAGCGCTTATCTCGATTGAGCCGTTGATAGGTGAAGCCATCGCCCTCATCAGTGGCCGCGACATTCGCGATCTCTCATCCCGTGTTCCGCTCGACTATTGGCGCGCCGGAGGGCATGGGCTGGAAATCTGCAAGCCTGGCCAGCGCCCACCAGTGCAGCCGGCCGGAGCCCCGCGCGACCTTTGCAAAGCCGTCGAGATGATCACACACGGCGTCGAAGGCGTTGTCGTCGAGCATAAAGGCCCGGTGATCGCCATCCATTTCCGCCAGGCCCCCGAAATGGGCGAAACCTTGCTGGCGCGGCTGACCGACTGGCTGCGCGACACGCCCGAGTACAAGGTTCAGGCCGGCAAGATGGTGCTGGAAGCCAAGCCTTCGCACGCCAATAAGGGCCGCGCGCTGGAACAGATGATGAGCCACCCGCCATTTGCCGGGCGAACCCCCGTCATGGTCGGCGACGACACAACAGACGAAGACGCCTTCAAAGTGGTGAACCGCCTCGGCGGCTTTGCCATCAAGGTCGGAGATGGCGACACAGTGGCCACCTACCATCTGGACACGCCGCGCGACGTCGCGAAATGGATTAAAGAGCAGGAAACGCCATGA
- a CDS encoding alpha,alpha-trehalose-phosphate synthase (UDP-forming): protein MGRLIAISNRTAADASARAGGLAVAVWESLTATGGMWFGWSGNIVDEVGEPEVIKDEGVEFVVTDFTEDEHDGFYLQYANRVIWPVFHYRVDLAHFGNTEFATYAAVNERIANMVVPHLKEGDSVWVHDYHFLLMGDYLRKGGWDGPIGFFLHIPFPSPEVFMALPEHEQIARAMCEFSVLGFQSESDRSNFVQYLVRHYDAVDEGDGWISVFGRRIRANAYPIGIEAEAFAEASVSQRAMTAASRIGRFLGGRQLVLGVDRMDYSKGLPQRFEAVGKLFDHFPKTRGKVSVTQIAPPSRSKVEEYRDLRIQLDELAGRINGDYGDLDWIPLRYLARSYDRRELAGLYRIASVCLVTPLRDGMNLVAKEFVMAQDPENPGVLILSQFAGAAEQLSDTLIVNPHDSDKVAETIYQALEMPLEERKARWEKLRKTVVEQDISWWRQKFLDDLDAKTD from the coding sequence ATGGGACGACTGATTGCAATTTCCAACCGCACGGCAGCGGATGCGAGTGCTCGTGCGGGCGGTCTTGCGGTCGCTGTCTGGGAATCACTCACCGCGACGGGCGGCATGTGGTTCGGCTGGAGCGGCAATATCGTCGATGAGGTGGGCGAGCCTGAGGTGATAAAGGATGAAGGCGTCGAATTCGTCGTCACCGATTTCACCGAAGACGAGCATGACGGCTTCTATCTGCAATACGCCAACCGGGTCATCTGGCCGGTCTTCCACTACCGCGTAGACCTTGCCCATTTCGGCAATACCGAATTTGCGACCTATGCCGCCGTCAATGAACGCATTGCCAATATGGTCGTGCCGCACCTGAAGGAAGGCGACAGCGTCTGGGTGCATGACTACCACTTCCTGCTGATGGGCGACTATCTGCGCAAGGGCGGCTGGGACGGGCCGATCGGCTTCTTCCTGCACATCCCGTTTCCCTCCCCTGAAGTCTTCATGGCCCTGCCCGAGCATGAGCAGATCGCCCGCGCCATGTGCGAGTTCAGCGTGCTTGGCTTTCAGTCCGAGAGCGACCGGTCAAACTTCGTGCAGTATCTGGTTCGTCACTATGACGCCGTCGATGAAGGCGATGGCTGGATCAGTGTCTTCGGACGGCGTATCCGCGCGAACGCCTACCCCATCGGCATCGAAGCCGAAGCCTTTGCCGAGGCGTCGGTCAGCCAGCGCGCGATGACCGCCGCCTCACGCATTGGCAGGTTTCTCGGGGGTCGCCAGCTGGTGCTGGGGGTCGACCGCATGGATTACTCCAAAGGCCTGCCGCAGCGCTTTGAAGCGGTCGGCAAGCTGTTCGATCATTTCCCCAAGACGCGCGGCAAGGTCTCTGTCACGCAGATCGCGCCGCCCTCGCGCTCCAAGGTCGAGGAATATCGCGACCTGCGCATCCAGCTCGATGAGCTGGCGGGCCGGATTAACGGAGATTATGGCGACCTCGACTGGATTCCCTTGCGCTATCTGGCGCGCTCCTATGACCGGCGGGAGCTCGCTGGCCTTTACCGGATTGCGAGCGTCTGCCTTGTCACGCCGCTGCGCGATGGCATGAACCTCGTCGCCAAGGAATTTGTGATGGCGCAGGACCCGGAAAATCCCGGCGTGCTGATCCTGTCGCAGTTTGCGGGCGCGGCCGAGCAATTGTCAGACACGCTGATCGTTAATCCGCATGACAGCGATAAAGTCGCCGAAACCATCTATCAGGCGCTGGAAATGCCCCTCGAAGAACGCAAAGCGCGCTGGGAAAAACTGCGCAAGACTGTCGTTGAGCAGGACATCTCATGGTGGCGTCAGAAATTCCTCGACGATCTGGACGCGAAGACCGACTAA
- a CDS encoding S9 family peptidase, protein MTHKFSAIAAVILAMAGLSLTQAPAHARQEGNAMPSQELTIERLYASPSLNGPSPTGVKYSPDGQRVTFLKARESDSSRYDLWQFDVATGAQSMLVDSLLLEPETVELSEEEKALRERKRIAGRKGIVDYDWGTADTILVPLGGDLHLVTLGEDGPTTRQLTETEAFEYDAKVSPKGNYVSFVRDGAVFVIDLASGEETQITPDAEPDNAISYGVAEFVAQEEMSRYTGYWWSPDERQIAYTRVDESPVDVIERFDIAADKTTVIDQRYPRAGRPNAVVDLFVRDLDSDRVAKLSTVGPDDYLARVNWAGRSLWFQTVNRDQTEIRYNRTDGLPWRVWSPLKETQDHWVNLSNDFSPFEDGILLTSEQSGFRHIYISPDGSDADQLVPVTEGDWAVDAIKAYQGDTRMVYFTGFMTSPLEKHLYRVSIDGGEPVRLTETGKSWAVTMAPDGKSYVGTSSSPTQPPQTGLYRLTEPFTEADVPPVGALLTSDPWCYDLEPASARASVECKPKTELIAWIEENALDESHPYFPYLADHTVPEYGALEAEDGQPLYYSMQAPPGFSRRSDKKYPVIIEVYGGPHVQTVDRDWESLSDQYLTRQGYIVFRLDNRGMANRGKRFEDAIYRQTGGPEVRDQLVGVDWLKAQPFVDPDRIAIQGWSYGGYMTLMTILQAPEGTFAAAASGAPVTDWSLYDTFYTERYMDTPQDNPDGYEKSSVFYHLDRLETALPPLLMMHGMADDNVTFDNSTRLYAAMQEKGLMFDMMTYPGQRHGIRGQALQTHLMKTRMAFLNRHLKPGQ, encoded by the coding sequence ATGACCCATAAATTTTCCGCGATCGCCGCCGTCATTCTCGCAATGGCCGGCCTGTCGCTCACACAAGCGCCTGCCCATGCCCGCCAGGAAGGAAATGCCATGCCCTCACAGGAGCTGACGATCGAACGGCTTTACGCCTCCCCTTCCCTCAACGGGCCGTCGCCGACGGGCGTTAAATATTCTCCGGACGGCCAGCGCGTGACTTTTCTGAAAGCGCGGGAAAGTGATTCCAGCCGCTATGATCTCTGGCAGTTCGATGTGGCGACCGGCGCGCAATCCATGCTGGTCGACAGCCTGCTGCTGGAGCCTGAAACGGTCGAGCTGTCGGAAGAGGAAAAGGCCCTGCGCGAGCGAAAGCGGATCGCGGGCCGCAAGGGCATTGTCGATTATGACTGGGGGACGGCGGACACGATCCTCGTCCCGCTCGGAGGAGATCTGCATCTCGTGACGCTGGGCGAAGATGGGCCAACAACCCGTCAGCTGACCGAAACTGAAGCGTTTGAATATGACGCAAAGGTCTCGCCAAAGGGCAATTATGTAAGCTTCGTGCGCGATGGCGCGGTCTTCGTCATCGATCTGGCGAGCGGTGAAGAGACACAGATCACCCCCGACGCCGAGCCGGACAACGCCATCTCCTATGGCGTCGCCGAATTCGTCGCGCAGGAAGAGATGAGCCGCTATACTGGCTATTGGTGGAGCCCGGACGAGCGGCAGATCGCCTATACCCGCGTCGATGAAAGCCCGGTCGATGTGATCGAACGCTTTGATATCGCCGCCGACAAGACGACCGTTATCGACCAGCGCTATCCGCGTGCTGGCCGCCCGAATGCAGTGGTGGACCTGTTCGTGCGGGATCTGGACAGCGACCGGGTAGCAAAGCTCTCCACGGTCGGCCCAGACGATTATCTCGCCCGGGTGAACTGGGCGGGAAGAAGCCTCTGGTTCCAGACCGTCAATCGAGACCAGACCGAGATCCGCTACAACCGCACGGACGGCCTGCCATGGCGAGTCTGGTCGCCGTTGAAAGAAACGCAGGACCATTGGGTCAATCTGTCGAACGACTTTTCCCCATTTGAAGACGGGATCCTGCTAACGAGCGAGCAGTCTGGCTTCCGGCATATCTACATTTCGCCAGACGGCAGCGATGCTGACCAGCTTGTCCCTGTAACCGAGGGTGACTGGGCCGTGGACGCAATAAAGGCCTACCAGGGCGATACGCGCATGGTCTACTTCACCGGCTTTATGACCTCGCCGCTGGAAAAGCATCTCTACCGCGTCTCGATTGATGGCGGTGAGCCGGTTCGCCTGACAGAGACGGGCAAGTCTTGGGCGGTGACGATGGCGCCGGATGGCAAGTCCTATGTCGGCACCTCCTCCTCGCCGACCCAGCCGCCACAGACCGGGCTTTACCGCCTGACCGAGCCGTTCACAGAAGCGGATGTCCCGCCGGTCGGCGCTCTCCTCACGTCTGATCCATGGTGCTATGACCTGGAACCTGCCTCGGCGCGCGCCAGCGTCGAATGCAAGCCCAAGACGGAGCTGATCGCGTGGATCGAGGAGAATGCCCTCGATGAAAGTCACCCCTATTTCCCATACCTCGCCGATCATACCGTCCCTGAATATGGCGCGCTTGAAGCTGAAGACGGCCAGCCACTTTACTATTCCATGCAGGCGCCGCCGGGCTTCAGCCGCCGGTCGGATAAAAAGTACCCTGTGATCATCGAGGTCTATGGCGGCCCGCATGTCCAGACCGTTGATCGTGACTGGGAGAGCTTGTCGGATCAGTATCTCACCCGGCAGGGCTATATCGTCTTCCGCCTCGACAATCGCGGCATGGCGAACCGGGGCAAACGCTTCGAGGATGCCATCTATCGCCAGACGGGCGGGCCGGAAGTGCGTGACCAGCTGGTCGGCGTCGACTGGCTGAAGGCGCAGCCCTTTGTGGACCCGGACCGGATCGCCATTCAGGGCTGGTCCTATGGCGGCTACATGACGCTGATGACCATCCTGCAGGCGCCCGAAGGCACGTTCGCCGCCGCCGCGTCCGGCGCGCCGGTCACCGACTGGTCGCTCTATGATACCTTCTACACAGAGCGCTATATGGACACGCCGCAGGACAATCCGGACGGCTATGAAAAGTCATCGGTCTTCTACCATCTCGACCGGCTTGAGACGGCCCTGCCCCCGCTTCTCATGATGCATGGCATGGCGGATGATAATGTGACCTTCGACAACTCGACCCGGCTCTATGCCGCGATGCAGGAGAAGGGGCTGATGTTCGACATGATGACCTATCCCGGCCAGCGCCACGGCATTCGCGGACAAGCGCTTCAGACGCACCTGATGAAAACGCGGATGGCGTTCCTCAACCGGCACCTGAAACCGGGCCAATAG
- a CDS encoding glycoside hydrolase family 15 protein, with amino-acid sequence MTNLELGIIGNGTVAGLIDEDANCVWLCLPRLDGEPVFNKLLGGRGQFAVTLQGHCKSTQTYQRNTAIIETVLEAEDGSAVRVTDYCPRFMDKGRMFRPTSMVRRITPLKGMPRIKVELFAQSQQGEYNMVTRRGVNHIRFLDETAGFRVTTDAPVSYVMDGRDFVLDREVSFLLGPDESLSDRVGVIALEWLERTADHWMGWSRRLATPPDWQDAVIRAAITLKLCVYEETGGIVAALTTSIPEHAGSQRNWDYRYCWLRDAYFTVTALNRLSAVGTLEHYLAYLRNTVAHTRGGHIQPVYGIALENDLTEKIAQAMPGYRGMGPVRFGNQAAEHIQHDVYGHVVLGASQAFFDDRLHAKAGPLEFAHFEGVGERAYAVWNTPDAGIWEFRGRAHVHTSSAIMCWAACDRLARIATFLDMPEKADEWNAKADEIRAGVLDLAWNEKRQAFTGAFGEDALDASVLLMAEIGFIDASDPRFIKTVERIDEELRDGYHVYRYKMEDDFGFPETAFTACTFWHIDALARIGREDEARAMFEDVLAHRTRLGLLSEDIDTSNGELWGNFPQTYSMVGIINAASRLSRDWDEVV; translated from the coding sequence ATGACCAATCTGGAACTCGGCATCATTGGCAATGGCACGGTCGCTGGCCTCATTGATGAGGATGCCAACTGTGTCTGGCTGTGCCTGCCACGTCTTGATGGTGAGCCGGTCTTCAACAAGCTGCTTGGCGGGCGAGGCCAGTTCGCGGTCACCCTTCAGGGTCATTGCAAGAGCACGCAGACCTATCAGCGCAACACGGCCATTATCGAGACCGTGCTTGAAGCCGAAGATGGGTCCGCTGTCCGGGTCACGGACTATTGCCCCCGCTTCATGGATAAGGGCCGCATGTTTCGACCCACCTCCATGGTCCGCCGGATCACGCCGCTGAAAGGCATGCCGCGCATCAAGGTCGAACTCTTCGCGCAAAGCCAGCAGGGAGAGTACAATATGGTCACCCGGCGCGGCGTGAACCATATCAGGTTCCTTGATGAGACGGCCGGTTTCCGCGTCACGACGGATGCCCCTGTTTCCTACGTCATGGACGGGCGGGACTTTGTCCTCGACCGGGAAGTCAGCTTCCTGCTTGGGCCGGATGAAAGCCTGTCAGACCGGGTCGGCGTCATCGCGCTGGAATGGCTGGAACGCACCGCCGATCACTGGATGGGCTGGTCACGTCGTCTGGCGACGCCGCCCGACTGGCAGGACGCGGTTATCCGCGCGGCGATCACCTTGAAACTCTGCGTCTATGAAGAGACCGGCGGCATCGTGGCCGCGCTGACAACCAGTATCCCGGAACATGCCGGATCCCAGCGCAACTGGGACTACCGCTACTGTTGGCTGCGCGACGCCTATTTCACGGTGACGGCGCTTAACCGACTGTCGGCCGTTGGCACGCTCGAACACTATCTCGCCTATCTCAGAAACACCGTGGCCCATACGCGCGGCGGCCATATCCAGCCTGTCTATGGCATCGCGCTGGAGAACGACCTGACAGAGAAAATCGCGCAGGCCATGCCCGGCTATCGCGGCATGGGGCCGGTCCGCTTTGGCAATCAGGCCGCCGAGCATATCCAGCATGACGTCTACGGCCATGTTGTTCTCGGCGCGAGCCAGGCCTTCTTCGACGACCGGCTGCACGCCAAGGCAGGCCCGCTGGAGTTCGCGCATTTCGAAGGGGTTGGTGAGCGCGCCTATGCGGTCTGGAACACGCCGGATGCCGGCATCTGGGAGTTTCGCGGCCGCGCGCATGTCCACACATCTTCCGCCATCATGTGCTGGGCGGCCTGTGACCGGCTCGCCCGGATCGCAACCTTCCTTGACATGCCGGAGAAGGCGGACGAGTGGAATGCGAAGGCCGACGAAATCCGCGCTGGTGTGCTCGATCTCGCCTGGAACGAAAAACGCCAGGCCTTTACCGGCGCGTTTGGCGAGGATGCGCTGGACGCATCTGTCCTGCTGATGGCCGAGATCGGCTTTATCGATGCGAGCGACCCACGCTTTATCAAGACCGTTGAGCGCATCGATGAAGAATTGCGCGATGGCTATCATGTCTACCGCTACAAGATGGAAGACGATTTTGGCTTCCCGGAGACGGCATTCACGGCCTGCACTTTCTGGCACATCGATGCGCTGGCGCGGATCGGCCGCGAGGATGAAGCGCGCGCCATGTTTGAGGACGTGTTGGCACACCGTACACGGCTCGGCCTGCTGTCTGAGGACATCGACACCTCAAACGGCGAGCTTTGGGGCAACTTCCCGCAGACCTATTCCATGGTCGGGATCATCAATGCGGCGTCACGGCTCAGCCGCGACTGGGATGAGGTTGTCTGA